gttgtgtgtgtgtgtgtgtgtgtgtgtgtgtggaggtgtGTCCCTGATTCATGTCGTGGGATTCAGTCGGTGTTTGCCTTTGGTGGAACTGCTGGGATCCGGTTTACATCTATGTTCATGTGTCAACAGGTTAGATCGTCTACCCTTCTCTTCATCGACTACGGCTGCTATTCTGGTGCACATGTCCTTTGGGGCCTTTGCACGATGATTTTTCGACAGTCTACTACAACAAGATTTGTCTGGCTTTGGGGTGGACGATGGCGACGCACCTTCAGCTCGTTCCATTGCTTGTAATCATCGCTAGGCGGTCTACATACCTGCATTTAACACTTTACTTCTGTTGTTCTTTGTACATAACCACCCGTCAATGACACATAGATGGCCTACCGATTATGGACGTAGGTTGTTGGGTGAGTGGATAATTTTCAACATGGCCTACGGTGTAATAGTGCAAGTGTAGGTCATCCACGTGTAAAAGTATAGGTTCACCAGGTTGCAACGTTTTTTCCTCAAACGCTATACTTAGTGGCCTTCTTTGGTACAACCAGAATTTTATCAGACATAAGAATTTGACTAAGATCACACGGATGGCAACACCCAATTATTTCATACCACATATCTCGATACACGTCGATCAGCCTACATCGTATTCATGCCATAGGCCACATAGCTAACATAAAACAGATACGTAGGGTGTGGCCGGACGTGAGCATTTCCTTCTACAGTGTGTCGGCATGCTCATCGACTGTCACCCAGATAATGCTCAGCTTAGTGAGAAAGTGGCACACGGCCACATCACCTGGTCTAACGTTGTGCAGCTCGAAGAACGGGTTCTTCGGGCTCCACAATGACGTGTCAAGGTGGCACACGGCCATGACCtccatggtcgccggcgaggcaCCCTATTCCACGCTCGCCAGCGTCACCATGTACGCAGCCGTAGGGCTGGACGTGTGGCAGTAGTACACCGCGTACGGGAAGGTCAGGTCATGGCAGGTTACGACCTCAGATGATGACCCGGAGAGCTTCCGTGCAGCCGTCACCTTGTACCTCCCCCTAAGCGCAGGTTTTCCCGGGTCATCCATGGGCAGATCCACGGCGGAGAACGCGCGGACATTGCTCCTCCCAAGGAGGGACGCCGGAAGCTCAGCGAGGGACTCGAGGGAGGTGGCGCAGCCTGCTTTCTGGCCGGGC
The window above is part of the Triticum aestivum cultivar Chinese Spring unplaced genomic scaffold, IWGSC CS RefSeq v2.1 scaffold16198, whole genome shotgun sequence genome. Proteins encoded here:
- the LOC123178182 gene encoding BURP domain-containing protein 11-like, with translation MPALLPRDIADSIPFSTEHLSDIITMFAPASLTMTREIRWTMETCEHPRTLPGQKAGCATSLESLAELPASLLGRSNVRAFSAVDLPMDDPGKPALRGRYKVTAARKLSGSSSEVVTCHDLTFPYAVYYCHTSSPTAAYMVTLASVE